DNA sequence from the Octopus sinensis unplaced genomic scaffold, ASM634580v1 Contig14830, whole genome shotgun sequence genome:
TTATTACATCAAGCATTCGTAATTTTATCGAgggttaaaattctaaaaaaagtaaaaaatgttaCACTCACCAGAATAAACGGTTTTTTATTGCGCTcgtgtaattaaaatttttaatttagacatataacacaatacaaaaaaaatataacaaaattgattTAGGGTTAATTTAATGATCCCTTTCGATATCGACAAAGAAAAATCACGGTTATCTCTGCAAAATATGCCGTATTTaaaaaaacggtttttttttgCACCTAGTGTATATTATCTAATTTTATTTGTGCTTTTGAAGTTTTTTCGATAAACGATGACTATCCACAGCAAATTTTTGTCACAATTAACAATAATGGAACATCTAGAACAATTAATAACTTATTAgacattatatttttacttttccattttctttatatgtgGATTCAAATCTGTGTAGCTTCAATGACGGATTCGTCCCACAATCTTTTAAGATTCGAATCTAAactgttattatttaattatatttcattccCTATTTCAAAATCATATTTTGGCCTGTGTAGTCCCagctttttattcattcttttaaaatacgCTGAATTCATGTCTGGAGgagtgaaattaaaaattttattattcgtttctaaaaataaatacatcgtaaatttaccattaagccttattattttcatctaaattataaataagattataacCTGGTATTTCATGAATCACAGTGTTAATTCCAGGAATACCCCTAAACTTTCTCATTGATCGCCGAGTGGTGTGTCGTATTATAGGAAAAAGTTACTTTGTctaaaaattggaaacaatttttagttCCTTCTTGATCCATCAGTTTTGCCATACCCCGTGTCAATGTTTGGTTAAAGCGCTCAAATACAccctaatttatttcaaatttataaactTGTGACTAGGATGGTTTGTTAGTATTCCCCGATGGCATTCTTGGTGAATAGTGAATGCCAGTGTCTTCATCTCAATTTCATTGTCCAAACAGATAATCAATTTGTGTTTTGGTTATTAACGTCCTTTAGATAGAGACTATGAATTAGGAATATCAAATATACCGATCAtcaattatcataaattgatTCGCTTTTTTAATAAGTTTGTATTTTTCGGATTTAGATTTAGTTTGTACGGGTATTTGGAGTAGTgcatttacaatattttggtATTCACTGTCATTTTTCACGTAACCTAAGGATTGAGAATTGTTGAAAATAGGGACTATTGCTTTGATAGCATTATGGCCTAATCTTTTGAGATGATTTAAATGTTGTCACGCCCAGTTGCAGAGGAGTTTACATTGCGAGACTTCCTCCCTGGTGAAAGTCGTTATATAATCTTTGACGGGAAGTCTTCTAAGAGATTTGGCTACTTTCCGGTCGTTTTGTTAGATGTTTTGTGACTTAATGAAGTGTAATATTTCATTAATGTGTTAGCCGGATTGAGTGGCGTATCTGAACGGAGACGAGAAACAGCAGACCCATGCAATTTTGGCTTTTCGAACATCAGTTCATTCATCCCTTTAAGGGTTGACCAAATTTTGGAGGAATTGGATAGAAGCAATAAATTGACTCCACTGCGAGTCAATATGTCGATTTATGGCAGCAGTGATTTGTTTGTTTAGATTCCTAAGTTCTATAAAGGACACAGCAGATTTTCCATTTTCCCGTTTCAGTTTGTTACGTGTCTTTATAAGGGTGTTTACTTCGTGCTTGTAACTATGGGAGAAATTTTGTATAATTCCTTGAGGAATGAATTTTTTGGAGGCGGAAATGATAAGTGCATAATTGACTGCTGCGTCAGTCGAACGAAAGTTGATAATGTCGAAATCATTCAATGATTTTTCTAGAGCGAGATGGTAGTCGTCCCAGGAAGCTCTTTTGTAATCCGTATAACAACGCCGTTGAATGTCAATGTTGGATTTTAGGGCATTCTCAATAATAGTCGGGTTGTAGTCAGAATTTAGGTCGTAAATGACCTTCCAAGAAGTAGCAGGGGCCAGAATTATAGTACACAGCGAGATGTCAGGAGAAGAAATTGCGTCGCCTTTTCTTGACGGTATTCTGGTGTGGGATGAGTAGAGATTCTCTTGAGTTGAGAgattgattttttagctcattgCGTTCATATCACTACAAATAATGACATTGCTGAGAGACTGGAGGTTTTGAATAGAAGGGGTCCATCCATGAGGACATGATTCTCCATTTTAGAgtaaataaattgaatataactaaattaatcaaataataattgtttcaaataaattaattataagtcAATGCTTAGATCTGTGTTAACGCGGACtcgttttaatttgttttttgcaATTTATGAATTCTGGTTTACGATTCTCGTCTTTGTATCCGAGAAACAGTTTTGCGGGGTCCCCAAGATATATTACCTGACCAACTGGAATCTGGTATACATAGCAAATATAGTCCAGCTACTTCAATGTCTGACTTGCATCCTCTGCTGCCTGAGCTACAAATACCCTCGAATCAGAGATTTCTACAGCGCCCTCTACTTTGCTCTGGCCTTCCCCGTGGGAATGGTTGGTGTTGGATTTTAATGTCCGTAGGGGGTTTGTCTCGCTTATTGGGCACTGTTCTACTACGACAGATATCTCCTCAGTTCCCGACAGTGCCAGCTCCCGCTATGGAAAGATATCACAATGGTAGTCGTAGTTCAATATTCagcattttatttacatttttccaCTTCTAGGAAATTTGAATGCTGATTTGAGGTGTTGGACTCGGAAGAcgagattttgttttatttgcctTTTTTTGGCGAGTTATTCTGCAATGTATGTTTTGGGTCTTAGTGTGTAGGCTTTTTTACTTAAAGACCGTGAGAGGTTTATTTGTGTATCCTTTGGCCGGAATGATGGGCAATGGAATGTTCTGGTTTATCACTGTTTGTGTCATTTTtgtcatttgtttcttttctgagTGCGGAGTCCTACTCAATCGACAAATATGCAAAATTAAAGAACAATAAtcttattttttcaataaaatatgtaattgtCTGACAAGAATAGTTGTTCAATACACGTGATCTCGCTGTTCGTGGTTCCTCAAGGCACCTGCTCGAGCAAAGAACAAATGACATGTCCCACACTCGTATTGTTTCCTTGGAAAAGTACTGACATGTCTCCTCCAGTTAGACGCCCTCGCAAACCCCTTTCCACAAAACTGACAGTTATAAGGAAACACCCCTTTCTGTCCTTTTCTGTTGGTCAGTCGGTAGAAACAGGAGGGGTACACCACGGACTGTCCTCCGTTTTCAAATTGGTCACTTTCCTGCAAATTGATTCCTTCTGTCGGGAAGTGGAGCCAGTTTTCCGAATTGGTTTTTTGGTGAGTTTTTTCATGTCGTGCTAAATTTTGGCGAACGTTGAAATTTCTCCCACAAAAACGGCAAGTCAGACTAGGCCGGATCCTCCGAAGCCCGATTCCGTGAATTGACGTTTTGTGGCGACTGAGACTCGACTTGCGTGTGAAAGTCGAATCACAAAACGGGCACTTTAAAGACTCGTCCCTCCCAGAATGGACAGTTCGGTGTTCGACCAGAGCCGATTTGGTCACAAACTTGGCAGGACAGACATCGCAGGAAAAAGGTCTTTCGCCTGTGTGGATCCTCACGTGGACAGCCAGGGAAGACGGACGACTGAAACTACGCCCACAATATCCGCAGGGGTGACGTGTAAGTTGACTGTTCAGACAATAAATCTGGTCGGTCATTGGCGGAGGATTCTGTTCTCTGATTGGTGGCTGTTTTTTACGTTTTTTTAAGGCAAATCCGAAATGTTGTTTCATGTGTTTGCGGAGACTGTTGGTGTATTTGAAGGGTCTTCCGCATATCATGCAAGAAAAGGTCTTTTGGGAGGAATGGGAGAGCATGTGGGTGTTCAGAGTGAATTTACGTGAGAATGACCTGTTGTTTCACCAGGGTGGCTTACCGTCCGCAGATCTGGCAGTTGAAAGGCCTTTCGTTTGTGTGAATTCGTTTATGACGAATTAAATCGATTTTGTTTTTGAAGAATTTGCCGCAAAACGAACAGTTTCTGTCACGAACAAAATAAGTGTAGATTGGGGCAGGCTTAATTATTTGGCATATTCCTTACTTGGTCTCCACattccattattttttaaaaactcggCAACGTCAATAAGTTGTggcaagttaaatatttattttttaattattatttaaattctatGTTAATTAAAGAATCTCTATCCAAATTAAACAATAGTGTTTGTTTTTTCCAGCCTTATATTCAATCGAATAGTCGTTGTCTAAAAATAGAGGGCTTTATTAATTCGTCAAATTTGACAACTACTGAATCTACGGTTTCCAATATCAAAAATCCTTGCTTTAACTAACTGCTCTTTAATTTTAAAACAGAAGTGATGTGAAGGGAACAAATAAATGACAAATTTTACAATGAAAGGAAcctggaaaataaaaatgagacttTCAAACAGCATCTGAATCAATCGGccgtatatttaaaaaaggatatTTAAAAAGATACCTACGTGGTTtttattcaaaaaaataataaatgtatataaggaagcattcttaattaacaaatatttagaaTAGTTATACTGTTAGTAAAATTATAGTCAACAAATCCTCGAATTAAGGCTACGAGGAATATAGGAACACAGCACAACAATTAAAATAACCATAATTGCAATTGAGTAGAATCCAATTAATGGTGCAAACACTTTCCCGACACTTGTATCCACTGAAATCGCAGCAGTATAAATACTATTGAACGTTAAAGGAGCCAAAGCTCTAAAATGCCAATTCTATATAAGTAAACCGGAAAATGCAGGATAAGGACAGGCATATTCCGTTTACTGTCCCGGCGTCCTCTATTTTTATGGAATTGTTGAGCAAAAGAGCCACCGTACCACTATTAAAATTTGCCAATATTCTGCTGAAAATAACCAAAATGTAAAGTAAAGCCTTCTCCTCGACATAAAGTCtacatttttaaaacaaaacattaaccCTTTTTCACTGAGGACATAAGTCAACGGAATTACCAACATGATTGGAAGCAAACCCAAATGGCATAATTTAATGGACTAGAAATTATTAGGTTAATGTAAACGTTAATAATTCCGATTTTGTCCAGCATTCGAGTAAATAGAAAAGGATGAATTATAACAGTGGGAAGagcagaaaaaattaaaaataacccaATTTCCTTACTGCTATACCCCAACCCCCCTAGAAATATCAAAGACTCCCAAACCGTGGCTTTTGCTAGTagccaaaaataaaatataaagctcGTCTATTCCAATTGTTACAAAAGAGTAGAGGACCGAAATTCCGAGTGAAATTGCCGTTTTCTTGGCTCTACTTTTATGAAAAGATATTGGTCACTTGACTGTCCTTATGAAGACTTTGAAACTCGATTCTACTTGGGGTGTTTCTTGATTAAGGTTCACGTGGTCTGAGCGAAACGCTTTTCTACAttcattaaatgtttttaatactttttaaatgacttttgagttataaaagtaagaataatattaaagataatcaAGGCAACCACGcatattgaagtaaaaaaatagggaaaCTTTTCTAAAAATGCACTGCCACCAAAAACAGAGGGATATAAATGGACAGGATTTTGTAAATATCCTTAAATATAACACGAGGATAAAACCCCCAATCAAAGGAGCAATCAAAATTCCCATGCTGACTCCAATCCCATAAAACATCATTCCTTTTCCCTGAGTCTGCTCATCGCATGTGTCGTGAATCAATGCTTTATCAATTATAGAAATTCCTACACTTTACGAATGTTCGAATACCAGAAACCATCCCGATCAATAAACGGAAAATTATCACAAAAGATATATTCAATGTAAAACCAAAAGTAAATACAAAAATGCCAgaaagaccaaaacaaataaTCAGCAAAGTATATTTGCTAATTTTGTCGGCAATTCTTCCAATCACGAGACTTGGTATTTAAAGACCCAAAGAACCAACCAGCCGAAAATTCGTCCAATATAAAAACAAGACTGAACAATCCCAACATAATAGCCTTTTTGTGGTTCCTGATAACCCAAAAACTAAATTCACATAAATTAAATTTTAGGAATACGATGATCATTTCTGTAATGAATGGTTCAGCATAACCAACAATTGTATTATTGGTAATCTAAAATGAAACGGTGTACCCTAAAACCTCGTTCAGTACAAGTAATGAGAAAAAGAGTGAAAATGTAGACATAATTCAAAATGAATCGAAAATATAAcgaacaattatttatttatataaactttttaaagttaaataataatatatttaaaataatggaaaattccGGAGAATGCTTTTCATTTgagaaacaatatttattttataggtcAAAAGTGTAAATACTTTCTCGTCGGAAACAGTATATTTTAAAGCACTCTAAGCTTAAATTCAAACCTGAGCAATGATATTGATAATCCAACTTTAGTTACAATCTTTTCAAGTcccatattaatatattattttattaaacacaaaTGTGAATCAAATGGCTAAGATTCAACTCTTTATTTGAAAGTAAACATTTTTGCATTTGTATTATCGGAAAATCTATAAACCGCAGCCGCGACGAAAAAACAGTCTTGAATCCATATTAACTCTTTATTTGCGGTCAGGGTTTCTATGAAAATGTTAGAAACAGTTTATTCAAATGTATTCGAATACATTTTACGTCAGGATGAcgtaaattaattcaattttatttgtGTTATATGTCTATGATGTACATAACTTTATTACATTAATAAGATAGCCCCAAAGAATCCAAATGTATGATTTGGGCTGCCTGTTCAACTATTTTTTGTCTGCAATTTTTAATTCAGACACGAAATTGCTGTGATGGCGGAATTAAGACTATAAACTCTTTTTTTACTGAATACTTAATTTGGCATTTAACGTCTTAAAGTCGTTATAAAATCATCCCTGACTACTAATGAGACAAATATAGACCGATTCTTACATTGTATAGTTGTTGATTAGCCACTTTTTAATTCTAGCTTtgcaaaaattaatgaaatatccaGACGTTGAAGACGAATTTATCGAGATAATTCAAGATCATCTGACCACCATGTCGTTTCAGATTTCTTTACTCGTTTTCCAATTTTTTAGCATTTTGGATTTTTAGACTTTTATATTTGTAGGACGCGACAAAAactatgtttttcatttttattttttaatattcatgaATTATAGTCTACCTGAAATTGTATTGGTCAAAACTACCAAcccaaattttaaatataaatatattgagacGATTGAagtttattcataatttttttctttttattattccgtTTTGTAGTTccttaatatttctgaaaatagttaaataaatccCAAAAATCTCAAGATTCCCTATACAtgtttttatcgacctcgaatgaaGTAGAGAGCACTGCACCCACTTTCCTGCAAGAGGAGCGCAGgcagggaacacagacacaaggccctCAATGAAATCGTGAAGGCCGGTCTCGAATCGGCGGGCCATTCGTGCCTTCTCGAACCGGTCGGACTCGATCGGGGAGATGgcaaaaggcctgacgggatgACAATATTCCCGTACTCGTCGGGGAAGGCCCTCGTATGGGATGTTACCGTTGTGGATACCTTTTCAAAATCGAGGATCCATTCTTCCGCCGCAAACCCTTGTTCGGCTGCAAACCACGCCGAAAagatcaaaatacaaaaatattcttcgCTCGCGGACCGCTACCGCGTTACGGCAATCGCCCTGGAGACCGCTGGAGCTGCGGGAAAGGAGAATGACTCGTTCCTCAACGAGGTCGGGCAGTCCATTGGGAGAAGGCTCAAGGACACAAGAGAGGgcctctggttccgccagcgcatcggcctggccattgttcggggcaacgcacactgcgtcaTTGCCGCTGGGACTTAACGATTTTCgttgttaataaaataatgttaaattaaaaaaaaagtagagaGCATATAATTAATTTTCTCCTTAGCCCAGAATTCAAGACAATGTTGACCTTGATTTTCCATCGGGAGTTGTTTTATCTCAAATATTTGGTACAAATCAACAAATATTTTGTGCTCATTAACCCATTGGCAGGTAGAATCCCGTCAATCCTCGAGTCGCCTATTTTAGATTCTACTTTTAAAAAATCCGCCAATCCGTGCTCATTAACCAACACACCAAGCAATTATTAAAAGGATGTTCATTTCTTACAATATTCAATTTCAAAAGTAGCGAATGAGGACTTTGttgtaattttgttttctgtacattttataATCGTTTTTTAGTTGACGGCCAACTTTGACTGCCAAGACTTTAAATCGAGAAAATACGGTAcggtaatttttttaattatgactTGCAGGAGAAAACAGGTCAGTTTAGGTTTTAACGTTATTTTTTAATAAGAATACGATCTCAATTCATGAAGTTAGTAAAGACTAAATGAATCAAATTATTCTCGGAAATAACAAATTAGCATAACAAAAATTACtggtttttatttttgcaaaaaatttTTCTACTTGGTTCTGAATAAAATGACCATTAAGACAAAACCGAAGTCACAAACTGTCAGCTCAAATTCTTTAGACATGTTTGGTAGATATCCACCCGTCATCCAGCAAGTCGCATCCATCACTACTGTCTCCTTCCACCTCTCAGGGGATTCAAATAATCCGAATTATTACTGCAATAGTAATCCACCAAAAAAAGAAGCATTTTCcacatgtttttattttctcgtaACAAATATCTTTGTGGAAATTTGGTCTTCCTACAATGTAAAAATGGCATTCATTTTCTGTGTATCGACAGTTCCAGAATTCATTTTCTAACCTTGAAATGTTCTTTCTAACCGATTCAGACAATTTATAGTCAAATAATACAATCGA
Encoded proteins:
- the LOC115230187 gene encoding zinc finger protein 648-like, yielding MICGRPFKYTNSLRKHMKQHFGFALKKRKKQPPIREQNPPPMTDQIYCLNSQLTRHPCGYCGRSFSRPSSLAVHVRIHTGERPFSCDVCPAKFVTKSALVEHRTVHSGRDESLKCPFCDSTFTRKSSLSRHKTSIHGIGLRRIRPSLTCRFCGRNFNVRQNLARHEKTHQKTNSENWLHFPTEGINLQESDQFENGGQSVVYPSCFYRLTNRKGQKGVFPYNCQFCGKGFARASNWRRHVSTFPRKQYECGTCHLFFARAGALRNHEQRDHVY